In Lentilitoribacter sp. Alg239-R112, the following proteins share a genomic window:
- a CDS encoding DUF2336 domain-containing protein gives MIFDNFSVWAESSDTRSRILAVKALCESYICSGFNADEMKAAEGAMILLLDDPSSEVRKAMASSLCAHEDVPIIVINALAQDQLDVSAPVLAYSPLLSDNNLIDLVADGLLEHRFIVSQRKYISPAVCAALIEIGEKEVVSELLQNSGSQIACLSLVRIAERFGQAGEIRNELLNRNDIPAHIRYELVEQLGQVLAKDSLLSALMGEKRASYVTKDACDQAALSVIERTSDDDMEALIEHLRFSGKITSALLMNVLSVGNVDFFAMVISKLSGKGVSRIRAILRDGHFSLVKALYKSAGLSPELIPIFIDATLLWRDASHQSDIVLADEIVAKLLDKYQDQVRSQSSVAELLMMMENTRFKQCRRVAKSYAMSLVKQAA, from the coding sequence ATGATTTTCGATAACTTTTCTGTCTGGGCTGAGAGTTCAGATACTAGGTCAAGAATATTAGCGGTGAAAGCGCTTTGTGAATCCTATATATGTTCGGGCTTCAATGCCGATGAGATGAAAGCAGCTGAAGGGGCAATGATCCTCTTATTGGATGATCCGTCATCGGAAGTTCGTAAAGCTATGGCGTCCAGCCTTTGCGCGCACGAAGATGTTCCAATCATTGTTATTAATGCCTTGGCGCAAGATCAGCTGGATGTTAGCGCCCCAGTATTGGCCTATTCGCCGCTTCTGTCAGATAACAATCTTATAGATTTAGTAGCCGATGGACTGCTGGAACATCGATTTATCGTATCACAGCGCAAGTATATTAGCCCGGCAGTATGTGCAGCATTGATTGAAATCGGTGAAAAAGAAGTTGTATCGGAACTTCTGCAAAATAGCGGATCTCAAATTGCTTGTTTATCGTTGGTGCGGATTGCTGAGAGATTCGGGCAAGCTGGTGAAATTCGGAATGAATTGCTTAATCGTAATGATATTCCTGCTCACATTAGATATGAATTAGTAGAGCAGTTGGGCCAAGTTTTGGCCAAAGATAGTTTGCTCAGTGCCCTCATGGGTGAAAAACGCGCCAGCTATGTGACAAAAGACGCATGCGATCAGGCTGCGTTATCCGTAATCGAACGAACTTCTGATGATGATATGGAAGCCTTGATTGAACATTTGAGGTTTTCAGGGAAAATTACATCGGCACTCCTAATGAATGTTCTATCTGTAGGCAATGTAGATTTCTTTGCTATGGTTATTAGCAAATTATCTGGAAAAGGGGTATCCCGAATACGTGCGATCTTGCGAGACGGACATTTCTCCCTTGTCAAAGCGCTCTATAAATCTGCAGGACTAAGCCCCGAACTTATTCCTATCTTTATTGACGCAACTTTACTTTGGCGTGACGCATCCCACCAAAGTGACATTGTGCTTGCCGATGAAATCGTAGCAAAACTTCTCGATAAATATCAAGATCAGGTGCGTTCGCAATCATCTGTCGCGGAATTGCTTATGATGATGGAAAACACACGTTTCAAGCAATGTCGCCGTGTGGCCAAATCATACGCTATGTCATTGGTCAAACAAGCCGCTTAA
- a CDS encoding phosphatase PAP2 family protein: MLPALNENKKSIIIVVVLAVSIMLTQKRAEKYGDMLQIMLPVLAGACALANGNFGDFATRLGALQLAIHIPKNTLGDIPINLRPSGNTGGFPSGHTASATFGATSLIFNCVQGNVWVKSALVLTAAFTGTSRLEAEKHNIWQVFAGWIIGFFMASAWRKGSGPYGVLKQLANRRKKHTNKNDKIERSIS; this comes from the coding sequence ATGCTCCCCGCATTAAATGAAAATAAGAAAAGCATCATAATTGTTGTTGTTCTTGCCGTTAGTATTATGCTCACACAGAAACGGGCAGAAAAATATGGCGATATGCTGCAGATAATGTTGCCAGTACTTGCGGGTGCTTGCGCACTTGCTAATGGCAACTTTGGTGATTTCGCGACCCGGCTAGGTGCATTACAGTTAGCTATACATATTCCTAAAAACACACTTGGCGATATTCCGATAAATCTAAGGCCTTCCGGCAATACAGGGGGCTTTCCATCTGGCCACACTGCCTCCGCTACATTTGGAGCAACAAGCCTAATATTCAATTGTGTACAAGGAAATGTATGGGTAAAATCTGCGCTTGTACTTACGGCAGCATTCACTGGCACATCTAGATTAGAAGCGGAGAAACATAATATCTGGCAAGTATTTGCTGGCTGGATAATCGGTTTTTTCATGGCCAGTGCTTGGCGAAAAGGTTCTGGTCCATATGGAGTTTTAAAACAGCTGGCGAACCGCCGTAAAAAACATACGAATAAGAATGATAAAATTGAACGATCAATATCTTGA
- the thrS gene encoding threonine--tRNA ligase codes for MADAINLKFPDGSERSYDAGATGRDVAESISKSLAKKSVAITIDGELRDLSDPITVGAIEIVTRTDDRALELIRHDAAHVMAEAVQELFPGTQATIGPVIENGFFYDFAKDTPFTPEDLPKIEKKMREIIQRNDKFTKQIWSRDEAKRVFAEKGETYKVELVDAIPGDEDVKIYHQGDWFDLCRGPHMASTGQIGTAFKLMKVAGAYWRGDSENEMLTRIYGTAWADQKQLDAHLHMIEEAEKRDHRKLGREMDLFHFQEEGPGVVFWHAKGWRMFQTLTNYMRRRLDEHGYDEVNAPQILDKALWETSGHWEWYRENMYATETVDDRVFAIKPMNCPGHVQIFKHGLKSYRELPIKMAEFGAVHRYEPSGALHGLMRVRGFTQDDAHVFCTEEQMTAECLRINDLILTTYADFGFDEITVKLSTRPEKRVGNDASWDRAEEIMTKVLKTIEESSGGRIKTGILEGEGAFYGPKFEYTLRDAIGREWQCGTTQVDFNLPERFGAFYIDSDSEKRQPVMIHRAICGSMERFLGILIESFAGHMPLWFAPLQVVVATITDEAEEYASEVEKELKAAGLHVQTDFRNEKINYKVREHSVSKVPVIIVCGRREAEERTVNIRRLGSRDQTSMTLDEALESLKLEATPPDLKRK; via the coding sequence ATGGCTGACGCCATCAATCTTAAATTCCCCGATGGTTCTGAACGTTCGTATGATGCTGGTGCAACTGGCCGCGATGTTGCAGAATCAATCTCAAAATCTCTCGCTAAGAAGTCTGTTGCAATCACCATTGATGGTGAATTGCGCGATTTGAGCGACCCTATTACTGTTGGCGCTATTGAAATCGTTACACGAACAGATGACAGAGCGCTCGAGCTTATTCGCCATGATGCCGCTCATGTTATGGCAGAGGCTGTTCAGGAGCTTTTCCCTGGAACGCAGGCAACAATTGGTCCGGTGATTGAAAATGGTTTTTTCTATGATTTTGCCAAAGATACGCCGTTTACACCGGAAGATTTGCCAAAAATTGAAAAGAAAATGCGCGAAATCATTCAGCGTAATGACAAATTTACAAAGCAAATCTGGTCTCGTGACGAAGCAAAACGCGTTTTTGCTGAAAAAGGCGAAACATATAAAGTTGAGCTAGTGGACGCAATTCCCGGCGATGAAGATGTGAAAATTTATCATCAAGGTGATTGGTTTGATCTTTGCCGTGGGCCACATATGGCATCGACTGGACAAATTGGAACAGCATTCAAACTTATGAAAGTCGCTGGCGCATATTGGCGCGGTGACTCTGAGAATGAGATGCTGACACGTATCTACGGCACTGCCTGGGCTGACCAAAAGCAGCTTGATGCGCATCTTCACATGATTGAAGAAGCTGAAAAGCGCGATCATCGTAAACTCGGTCGCGAGATGGATCTGTTTCACTTTCAGGAAGAAGGCCCTGGCGTTGTTTTCTGGCACGCCAAGGGCTGGCGGATGTTCCAGACTTTGACAAATTATATGCGCCGTCGTTTGGACGAGCACGGCTATGACGAAGTAAATGCGCCGCAAATTCTGGATAAAGCTTTGTGGGAGACATCAGGGCATTGGGAATGGTATCGCGAAAATATGTATGCAACTGAGACAGTTGACGATCGCGTATTTGCCATCAAGCCAATGAATTGCCCAGGTCACGTGCAGATTTTTAAGCATGGATTGAAATCATATCGTGAGCTGCCTATCAAAATGGCTGAATTTGGTGCTGTGCATCGCTATGAACCATCAGGTGCATTGCATGGTTTGATGCGCGTTCGTGGATTTACACAAGATGATGCGCATGTGTTCTGCACAGAAGAGCAAATGACTGCTGAGTGCTTGCGTATCAATGATTTGATATTGACGACTTACGCTGATTTTGGATTTGATGAAATCACCGTTAAACTTTCTACGCGTCCTGAAAAACGGGTTGGCAATGATGCCTCATGGGATCGTGCCGAAGAGATCATGACTAAGGTTCTCAAGACCATTGAAGAGAGTTCCGGAGGCCGGATTAAAACTGGTATTTTGGAGGGTGAGGGCGCTTTCTACGGTCCTAAGTTTGAATATACTTTGCGTGATGCTATTGGCCGTGAATGGCAATGTGGCACGACGCAGGTTGATTTCAATCTACCAGAGCGTTTTGGTGCTTTCTACATTGATAGCGATTCTGAAAAACGTCAACCAGTTATGATCCACCGCGCAATTTGTGGCTCGATGGAACGTTTCTTAGGTATTTTGATTGAAAGTTTTGCCGGTCATATGCCGTTATGGTTTGCACCTTTACAGGTCGTTGTTGCGACGATTACGGATGAGGCAGAAGAATATGCCTCTGAGGTAGAGAAAGAACTAAAGGCGGCGGGTCTTCATGTTCAAACAGATTTTCGCAATGAGAAAATCAACTATAAGGTACGCGAGCATTCAGTTTCCAAAGTGCCGGTCATTATAGTCTGTGGTCGCCGCGAAGCTGAGGAAAGAACGGTCAATATTCGTAGATTAGGAAGTCGAGATCAGACATCCATGACTTTGGATGAAGCTCTTGAAAGCCTAAAGCTTGAGGCTACACCTCCGGATTTGAAACGTAAATAA
- the yidD gene encoding membrane protein insertion efficiency factor YidD: MTKKPRSKNQQSRNWQGKWPKTPGRLLGLGVIRLYQLTLSGFIGNSCRHLPTCSEYTYESIARYGLWIGGWFGFFRVIRCGPFGTHGHDPVPEQLSENYRWYTPWRR, encoded by the coding sequence TTGACAAAAAAACCGCGATCTAAAAATCAGCAATCCAGAAACTGGCAGGGTAAATGGCCTAAAACACCGGGTCGCCTCTTAGGTCTCGGAGTTATACGGCTCTACCAGCTCACATTGTCTGGGTTTATTGGCAATTCGTGTCGACATTTGCCGACATGTTCTGAGTATACGTATGAATCAATTGCACGATATGGTCTTTGGATTGGCGGATGGTTTGGCTTTTTTCGCGTTATCAGATGTGGACCATTTGGAACACATGGCCATGATCCGGTGCCTGAACAGCTCTCGGAGAATTATAGGTGGTATACACCTTGGCGTCGCTAA
- a CDS encoding iron-sulfur cluster assembly scaffold protein, translating into MIDQVYNTKILEFAGNISRIGSLANANATAVAHSKLCGSKVKIWLNVENGIVTDFAHDVKACALGQATSAIMAQHIIGASTDELRKVRSEMLAMLKDGGSSPTGRFDDLKYLEPVKDYRARHASTMLTFDAVVTALDEIERSELAS; encoded by the coding sequence ATGATTGATCAGGTTTATAATACTAAAATACTTGAATTTGCGGGAAATATTTCCCGTATTGGTTCTCTGGCAAATGCAAACGCAACGGCTGTGGCACATTCGAAATTGTGCGGCTCTAAAGTGAAAATCTGGCTTAATGTCGAAAACGGAATTGTGACTGATTTTGCGCATGATGTAAAAGCATGTGCACTTGGGCAGGCAACATCGGCAATTATGGCACAACATATTATCGGTGCTTCGACAGATGAATTGCGAAAAGTTCGCAGTGAAATGCTCGCCATGCTTAAAGATGGCGGATCGTCCCCGACTGGTCGATTTGATGACCTTAAATATCTTGAACCTGTAAAGGATTATCGTGCACGCCATGCTTCTACAATGTTAACATTCGATGCTGTTGTGACCGCGCTTGATGAGATCGAACGTTCAGAGCTGGCAAGTTGA
- the folE gene encoding GTP cyclohydrolase I FolE: MDAIVKSILDHSGDNKPTREEAERAVETLLRWLGEDPSREGLIDTPKRVVKAYSELFGGYAQDPVEDLSRTFEQVSGYDDTVIVKDIPFFSHCEHHMVPIIGKAHVAYLPDGKVVGLSKIARVVDIFAKRLQTQESMTAQIAQAIDGALEPKGVAVIIEAEHMCMAMRGIRKQGSTTVTSTYKGRYKEDKQEQIKLLSIIGQE; this comes from the coding sequence ATGGACGCGATCGTTAAAAGTATATTGGACCATAGTGGTGACAATAAACCAACACGTGAAGAAGCTGAACGTGCGGTGGAAACATTGCTACGTTGGCTGGGCGAAGATCCATCACGTGAAGGCTTAATCGATACACCTAAAAGGGTAGTAAAAGCCTACTCCGAACTATTTGGCGGTTATGCCCAAGATCCGGTCGAAGATCTTTCGCGAACATTTGAGCAAGTCTCAGGCTATGACGACACAGTTATTGTGAAAGATATCCCGTTCTTCTCTCATTGTGAGCATCATATGGTCCCAATCATCGGTAAGGCTCATGTTGCTTATTTACCGGATGGAAAAGTTGTTGGGCTTTCAAAAATTGCTCGTGTTGTCGATATTTTTGCAAAACGATTGCAAACTCAGGAATCCATGACTGCCCAAATTGCCCAAGCTATCGACGGAGCACTAGAGCCAAAAGGTGTTGCTGTAATCATTGAAGCAGAACATATGTGCATGGCCATGCGCGGAATTCGTAAGCAAGGTTCGACAACTGTCACGTCCACATACAAAGGACGTTATAAAGAAGACAAACAAGAACAAATCAAATTACTGTCTATCATTGGTCAAGAGTAA
- the hisI gene encoding phosphoribosyl-AMP cyclohydrolase yields MTIEFKTPPTDKSVLESSGPFTPKFNADGLVTAIVTDVQDGEVVMLAHMNSEALALTIETGIAHYYSRSRKSLWKKGETSGNIQLVQEMRADCDQDAILIKVEMAGEGTACHTNRKSCFYRKVEGLNTTSPSLRIIE; encoded by the coding sequence ATGACAATTGAGTTTAAAACTCCACCCACAGATAAATCTGTTCTCGAAAGCAGTGGTCCATTCACACCAAAATTTAATGCCGATGGCCTCGTGACCGCAATTGTAACGGATGTGCAAGACGGCGAAGTTGTCATGCTAGCACACATGAATTCGGAAGCCTTAGCATTGACCATTGAAACTGGAATAGCGCACTATTACTCGCGCTCGCGAAAATCCCTTTGGAAAAAGGGAGAAACATCTGGAAATATTCAATTGGTCCAAGAAATGCGTGCAGACTGTGATCAAGATGCGATACTTATTAAAGTAGAAATGGCTGGTGAAGGCACAGCTTGTCACACAAATAGAAAATCTTGTTTTTACCGCAAAGTTGAAGGGCTAAATACAACAAGCCCTTCACTTCGTATCATCGAATAA
- a CDS encoding CBS domain-containing protein — MTVKHILDDKGYDVSSISGDETIIEAADFLAGNKIGAVVVSSSEKEIAGILSERDIVRAVSQHGKEVLDRPLSTIMTKNVRTCDSGYSIMKVMELMTEGGFRHLPIVDDGKLLGIISIRDVIKYRMQEVEREAEDIKSYIAAG, encoded by the coding sequence ATGACTGTGAAACACATATTAGACGACAAGGGTTACGACGTATCTTCAATCTCAGGTGATGAAACCATCATTGAGGCTGCCGATTTTTTAGCCGGAAATAAAATAGGTGCTGTAGTTGTCTCATCTTCAGAAAAAGAAATTGCAGGCATATTATCAGAAAGAGACATCGTTCGAGCGGTATCTCAGCATGGAAAAGAGGTTCTCGATCGTCCATTATCGACGATAATGACCAAAAATGTGCGGACTTGTGATTCTGGCTACAGCATAATGAAGGTTATGGAACTAATGACAGAGGGCGGATTTCGCCACCTGCCGATTGTTGATGATGGTAAGCTTTTGGGTATTATCTCAATCAGAGATGTTATCAAGTACCGTATGCAGGAAGTAGAGCGCGAAGCAGAAGACATTAAGTCATATATAGCTGCTGGTTAG
- a CDS encoding rhomboid family intramembrane serine protease — protein MNSNSDPVSFEEQKDPPIFNLPGIILFSLVVLLAIHVVRETFLSEQLDLELLVNTAFIPQRYVLSITEMGVPYVTSAFTYSLLHGGYSHLIVNGLWLAAFGSIVARRWGTIRFCVFWVLSAIASAAFFAALNWGEVTLVIGASGVVSALMGAATRFAFPLSGRFIRDKAHFLPRQSFLEIFQNKTVLIYLAVWFGISLIPAFGANLTGSVNSVAWEAHIGGFLFGFLLFDIFDNKNW, from the coding sequence ATGAACAGCAATTCAGACCCTGTTTCCTTTGAAGAACAAAAAGATCCACCTATCTTCAATTTGCCAGGCATTATCTTGTTCTCACTTGTCGTATTGTTAGCAATTCATGTGGTTAGAGAGACGTTTTTAAGCGAGCAACTTGATCTGGAGCTATTGGTCAATACTGCATTCATTCCTCAAAGGTATGTATTATCTATAACAGAGATGGGCGTCCCGTATGTTACCTCAGCATTTACCTACTCATTGTTACACGGCGGATATAGTCACCTCATCGTGAATGGGCTCTGGCTTGCCGCATTTGGTTCGATTGTCGCGCGTAGATGGGGAACTATAAGATTTTGTGTTTTTTGGGTCTTGTCGGCGATTGCTTCGGCTGCATTTTTTGCTGCGCTGAACTGGGGTGAAGTTACACTGGTCATTGGTGCATCGGGTGTTGTGTCTGCCTTAATGGGAGCTGCAACACGGTTTGCGTTTCCACTCAGTGGGAGATTTATTCGAGATAAAGCTCATTTCTTACCTCGCCAATCATTTTTAGAGATTTTTCAGAACAAGACAGTTCTCATTTACCTCGCAGTTTGGTTTGGGATAAGCTTAATACCAGCATTCGGCGCCAATTTAACTGGCTCTGTAAATTCTGTTGCTTGGGAAGCGCATATTGGCGGGTTCTTGTTTGGGTTTTTATTATTTGATATTTTTGACAACAAGAACTGGTAG
- a CDS encoding PAS domain-containing protein: MQHSTNRELFHYWNALRSDRPAPLRPEFEPSAIGNIIGSIFMLEVTCTIAAIRLAGGNICGMFGEELRGKAFAKLWLNGVDRKPSTIANRCIEDTTPYLLRADGLTRAGSISELELLIVPLMGTGNQSDRVVGSLADLDQNDPFVKKHIIGMSLTSIRAIDRDTIPVTFDNGQRANPAKMRKTITKPQKTGRKKHHLHVIDGGINT, encoded by the coding sequence ATGCAACATTCGACAAACAGAGAATTGTTTCATTATTGGAATGCATTACGTTCTGATCGCCCTGCCCCGTTGCGTCCTGAATTTGAACCCTCTGCTATCGGCAATATTATAGGTTCTATCTTCATGCTTGAAGTAACTTGCACTATAGCAGCTATTCGGCTTGCCGGCGGGAACATATGCGGAATGTTTGGCGAAGAACTTCGCGGAAAAGCATTTGCTAAACTTTGGCTTAATGGTGTTGATCGCAAGCCAAGCACTATCGCCAACCGATGCATAGAAGACACAACCCCCTATTTATTACGCGCAGATGGATTAACCCGCGCAGGCTCTATCTCAGAACTTGAATTGTTGATCGTGCCTTTAATGGGTACGGGTAATCAATCAGATCGGGTCGTTGGATCTTTGGCTGACCTTGATCAGAATGACCCATTTGTGAAGAAACACATCATCGGCATGTCTTTAACTTCTATTAGAGCAATTGATCGAGATACAATTCCTGTCACCTTTGATAATGGACAGCGGGCAAACCCTGCAAAGATGCGCAAAACAATAACAAAGCCACAAAAAACAGGCCGGAAGAAACATCATTTACATGTTATCGATGGCGGAATTAATACTTAA
- a CDS encoding PilZ domain-containing protein yields MPFSAHNTTETPQDNSDSFYSVTVDLQGRMMRQDYSEQKCVIQRMSPAVASFSAANLPNSGERIIAYVEQLGRIEGSVTRTTKDGFEVAIHATPRKQSKLAAQLTWLANKHELGVSEDRRHERTTPSNDNAEIRLEDGRTYPCHILDLSVSGAAFVVDIRPEVGTKLWLGSMQGRVVRHFDNGLSMEFTHVQPLNELEERLKG; encoded by the coding sequence ATGCCATTTTCAGCTCACAACACGACTGAGACACCGCAAGATAATTCAGACTCGTTCTACAGTGTAACGGTTGATCTGCAAGGTCGTATGATGAGACAAGATTATAGTGAGCAAAAATGTGTAATTCAGCGCATGTCTCCTGCTGTTGCCTCTTTTTCTGCTGCAAACCTCCCAAATTCCGGTGAACGCATCATTGCCTATGTCGAGCAGTTAGGTCGTATTGAAGGATCTGTCACTCGCACAACGAAAGACGGATTTGAGGTTGCAATTCATGCAACACCGCGCAAGCAAAGCAAATTAGCAGCGCAGCTAACTTGGCTTGCCAACAAACACGAACTTGGCGTTTCAGAAGATCGCCGCCATGAACGTACGACACCAAGCAACGACAATGCTGAAATACGCTTGGAAGATGGACGGACCTACCCCTGCCATATCTTGGACCTTTCAGTCTCTGGCGCAGCATTTGTAGTTGATATCCGTCCTGAAGTGGGAACAAAACTATGGCTGGGTTCAATGCAAGGGCGTGTTGTAAGGCATTTTGACAATGGGCTTTCAATGGAGTTTACCCATGTACAACCGCTTAACGAACTAGAAGAGCGCCTAAAAGGTTAA
- a CDS encoding transglutaminase-like cysteine peptidase — translation MFAGQSFATQDFLSPIEQTNPPIGHYEFCKVRPSECKVIGRDQGPMHLSRKAWSKIISVNASVNNNIQPLTDMQIHGVEERWSYPQQVGDCEDYVLLKRHKLMKAGFSPADLLITVVLQPDGAGHAILTVRTDYGDFVLDNLRDDVKLWHETGYRFIKRQSSEHAGAWMALGGGRSGAVGSLN, via the coding sequence ATGTTTGCGGGACAATCATTCGCAACTCAAGATTTTTTGAGTCCGATTGAGCAAACTAATCCACCTATCGGGCATTATGAGTTTTGTAAGGTCAGGCCAAGCGAATGTAAGGTGATCGGGCGTGATCAAGGTCCCATGCATCTATCTCGAAAAGCATGGTCGAAAATCATATCAGTTAATGCGTCCGTCAATAATAATATCCAACCACTAACGGACATGCAAATCCATGGCGTAGAAGAGCGCTGGTCGTACCCTCAGCAAGTCGGGGATTGTGAAGACTATGTCTTACTAAAAAGGCATAAACTCATGAAAGCTGGATTTTCACCAGCAGATCTTCTCATTACGGTTGTTCTCCAACCAGATGGAGCCGGACATGCAATCCTAACCGTTCGAACGGATTACGGTGATTTTGTACTCGATAATCTTCGCGATGATGTGAAACTTTGGCACGAAACCGGATATCGCTTTATTAAGCGGCAATCGTCAGAACATGCAGGTGCATGGATGGCTCTAGGTGGAGGCCGAAGCGGGGCTGTCGGCAGCCTCAACTAA
- a CDS encoding gamma carbonic anhydrase family protein, which translates to MAIYSLDGIEPKLPIEGKYWIADSAEVIGRISVSRDVGIWFGAVLRGDNEWINIGEGSNIQENCTLHTDMGFPLIIGNRCTIGHNAILHGCELGDNTLIGMGATILNGAKIGSNCIVGAGALVTEGKVIPDNSLVVGAPARVVREIDEVTVQSLKDSANHYVENAYKFRSGLTRLK; encoded by the coding sequence ATGGCGATTTATAGTTTGGATGGAATTGAACCCAAATTACCTATCGAAGGCAAGTATTGGATTGCTGATAGCGCTGAAGTGATAGGAAGAATTTCTGTATCGAGGGATGTAGGCATATGGTTCGGCGCCGTATTGCGTGGTGATAACGAATGGATCAACATTGGTGAAGGTTCAAACATTCAGGAAAACTGTACACTTCACACAGATATGGGGTTTCCGCTTATTATTGGGAATAGGTGCACAATTGGGCATAACGCAATTTTGCATGGCTGTGAGCTTGGCGACAATACACTTATAGGTATGGGAGCCACCATTCTGAATGGTGCAAAAATTGGTTCAAATTGTATTGTTGGTGCAGGTGCTTTGGTTACTGAAGGTAAAGTAATTCCTGATAACTCGCTTGTAGTGGGCGCACCGGCTCGTGTGGTTAGAGAAATTGATGAGGTGACGGTTCAATCGCTCAAAGATAGCGCAAATCATTATGTCGAAAATGCATATAAATTTCGATCAGGATTAACGCGGTTGAAGTAA
- a CDS encoding homoserine dehydrogenase, which translates to MSNSLKVGIAGLGTVGASLGQLLETKAASLTKSCGRPITVTAVCARNKDKDRGFNLSGVEWFDDAKTLAEEADIDVLVELIGGEDGDAYEAVKIALSRGCHVATANKALLAKHGMEFAKIAEEKGTILNYEAAIAGGIPIVKAMREALSGNKISRVYGIMNGTCNYILTRMLADNMSFEDCLADAQKLGYAEADPAFDINGNDTAHKLALLTSIAFGSELAADEIYLEGITNITIEDIHAADELGYRIKLLGVAQLTDSGIEQRVHPTMVPTHSLVAQVDSVTNAVAVETDLLGELVMSGPGAGGFATASAVIGDLADIAKSKVGTQHAPVFGNPVAELTPYKRAKMRSHEGGYFIRLSVKDETGVFANIATHMSDHSISLKSIVQRADTKEGDSGNQTVILVTHATTEQSVRQTMEAIAKEGYLTSKPQVIRIEKP; encoded by the coding sequence ATGTCAAATAGTTTAAAAGTTGGAATTGCTGGTCTTGGTACAGTCGGTGCATCTCTTGGCCAATTATTGGAGACAAAAGCTGCTAGCCTTACGAAAAGCTGTGGCCGTCCGATTACGGTAACCGCTGTTTGCGCACGAAATAAAGATAAGGATAGAGGGTTTAACCTCAGTGGCGTTGAATGGTTTGATGATGCCAAAACATTGGCTGAAGAAGCGGATATCGATGTTCTTGTCGAATTGATTGGTGGTGAAGATGGCGATGCTTATGAAGCCGTTAAAATTGCGCTCTCTCGTGGCTGTCACGTTGCGACAGCAAATAAGGCACTTCTAGCTAAACATGGTATGGAATTTGCAAAAATTGCCGAAGAAAAAGGGACTATTTTAAATTACGAAGCCGCTATTGCTGGTGGTATTCCAATTGTTAAAGCCATGCGCGAAGCTCTGTCAGGTAACAAGATTTCCCGTGTTTATGGTATAATGAATGGTACATGCAACTATATCTTGACGCGCATGCTTGCGGACAATATGTCGTTTGAAGATTGTTTAGCGGATGCCCAAAAACTGGGTTATGCAGAAGCTGATCCAGCCTTTGATATTAATGGCAATGATACCGCTCACAAGCTTGCATTATTGACAAGTATCGCATTTGGTTCAGAATTGGCCGCTGATGAGATCTACCTTGAGGGGATCACTAATATAACGATTGAAGACATTCATGCAGCAGATGAATTAGGTTATCGGATCAAGCTGTTGGGTGTTGCTCAGTTAACTGATTCTGGTATTGAGCAGCGTGTGCATCCAACGATGGTGCCAACTCACAGCCTTGTTGCACAAGTTGATAGTGTGACGAACGCTGTTGCTGTTGAGACTGATCTTCTGGGTGAGTTGGTCATGTCTGGACCGGGCGCTGGAGGCTTTGCAACTGCATCTGCTGTTATTGGTGATCTGGCAGATATTGCTAAAAGCAAGGTTGGCACTCAACATGCACCAGTATTTGGTAACCCGGTAGCAGAGCTTACTCCATATAAACGTGCGAAAATGAGAAGCCATGAAGGTGGCTATTTCATCCGCTTATCTGTCAAAGATGAAACTGGTGTTTTTGCCAATATTGCGACACACATGTCAGATCATTCGATTTCATTAAAGTCAATTGTTCAACGCGCCGATACCAAAGAAGGTGATAGCGGCAATCAAACCGTTATTCTGGTCACTCATGCAACGACAGAGCAGTCGGTTCGCCAAACAATGGAAGCGATTGCAAAAGAAGGATACTTGACCAGTAAACCACAGGTCATTCGTATTGAAAAACCCTAA